A genomic window from Onychostoma macrolepis isolate SWU-2019 chromosome 22, ASM1243209v1, whole genome shotgun sequence includes:
- the tm4sf18 gene encoding transmembrane 4 L6 family member 18 produces the protein MCSLAFARSLGFALIPLATCCIVANVLLFFPDGKINFVQDDHVTTYVWYFMGIGGGGLVMLIPACVFLGMGKCVDSCGTDSCAMCGSVFAALVGLAGSAYCFLISAVALLKGPYCFTVMGWMSPFEDNGGKYLFAREKWSECIQPAHIVEWNITLLSILLGLSTLEFLICFLQLVSGLVNAVCRPCCYKQEYSLNA, from the exons ATGTGTTCTCTGGCCTTCGCCAGGTCTCTGGGCTTTGCCCTCATCCCTCTCGCCACCTGCTGCATCGTGGCAAATGTCCTGCTCTTCTTTCCCGATGGAAAGATCAACTTCGTTCAGGATGATCATGTGACCACGTATGTCTGGTACTTCATGGGAATCGGAGGAGGTGGTTTGGTG ATGCTGATACCGGCCTGCGTGTTTCTGGGAATGGGGAAGTGTGTGGATTCCTGTGGAACAGACAGCTGTGCG atgtgtgGTTCGGTGTTCGCCGCTCTGGTGGGATTAGCTGGATCTGCATACTGCTTCCTGATCTCCGCTGTGGCGCTCTTGAAGGGGCCGTATTGCTTCACTGTGATGGGATGGATGTCTCCTTTTGAGGATAATGGCGGAAA GTACCTGTTTGCTCGAGAGAAGTGGTCCGAATGCATTCAGCCGGCACACATTGTGGAGTGGAATATAACACTGCTGTCTATCCTGTTGGGTCTCAGCACCCTGGAGTTCCTCATCTGTTTCCTGCAGCTCGTCAGCGGACTGGTTAACGCAGTGTGCCGGCCATGCTGCTACAAACAGGAGTACAGTCTAAACGCTTGA
- the cp gene encoding ceruloplasmin encodes MKGLQWALLGVLYCAGIVSSITREYFFAIKEIQWDYAPSGKNLIQNKTIKEDEEARVFLERGEQRIGRVYKKAVYQQYTDATYRQEIDKPKWLGYLGPLISAEEDDVVIVHLKNTARRAYSIHAHGLSYNKTNEGALYPDSSEKVEKADDSVAPGKSFTYVWTLPASHTPGKDETNCLTRIYHSHVNAPKDIASGLIGPLIICKKGSLDVHGDKTADYLYTLMFTVSDENLSWYLEENIKTYCTAPAKVNKDDEGFQESNKMHSINGYVYGNLPDLSMCMGNKIHWHLFGMGNEVDLHSAFFHGQILTDKRHHVDTVSLFPATFVHVEMVADNPGQWLLSCQVNDHMEAGMQAIFEIKKCFPNVHKPRPFGEVRQYYIAAEEIIWDYGPTGINQYSGMKLVDDSVSDTFFENRNDRIGGKYKKVQYVEYADDTFTKRKERTPEEQHLGILGPIIRAEEEDTIKVTFRNKASRPYSIQPHGVQYSIEMDGTLYHNVLEESYTAKKLRELKKEARVVEPLPAALVRPDTTYQYEWVVPKDGGPTEKDPDCITYMYYSAVDPIRDTNSGLVGPLLICKPKTLKSGKQKNVDKEFHLLATVFDENLSWYLDDNINRFAKQPKSVKKEDEDFQESNKMHSLNGYMYGNLIGLSMCKGDKVSWHLSGLGSEVDIHGLYFEGNRFLYKDTRRDTINVFPHISHTVIMEPDSMGQFEVGCKTTDHYHGGMRANYTVEKCRFWNRQSETMLHQKKYYIAAVEMDWDYSPTRTWEEQLHHSLKDSPGNKFLKKEGKFIGSKYKKVLYREYTDETFTKPKERSADMEHLGIMGPMIHGKVGEKVKIVFKNMAKRPYSIHAHGVKTDSPQVALTRPGETKTYTWYLPKNSGPTEQQEECSVGAYYSTVDVIKDMYSGLIGPLVICKKSLARTLGLKKEIEEFALLFMVFDENESWYLDDNIKAHVKTPPTTLKEDEEFIESNKMHGINGLVYGNLKGLNMKVGDKVYWYLMGMGNEVDIHTAHFHGHSFDYKIGGTHRADVFDLFPGTFQTITMRPLYSGTWLLHCHVTDHIQAGMETTYTVLEKDGKRRGFRGLFGSG; translated from the exons ATGAAGGGGCTGCAGTGGGCGCTGCTCGGGGTATTGTATTGTGCTGGAATCGTGTCTTCTATCACAAGGGAATATTTTTTTGCTATTAAGGAGATTCAGTGGGATTATGCTCCTAGTGGTAAAAATCTGATTCAGAACAAAACCATAAAAGAAGATGA AGAAGCACGGGTGTTTCTTGAGAGGGGAGAGCAGCGGATTGGACGGGTTTATAAGAAGGCAGTGTACCAGCAATATACTGACGCCACCTACAGACAGGAGATAGACAAACCTAAGTGGTTGGGCTACCTCGGACCCCTCATTAGTGCAGAAGAAGATGATGTAGTTATTGTGCACCTGAAGAACACGGCCAGACGAGCATACTCCATCCATGCACACGGCCTCAGTTACAATAAGACCAATGAAG GAGCTCTATATCCCGACTCATCAGAAAAGGTGGAGAAAGCCGATGATTCAGTGGCCCCTGGGAAGTCATTCACCTATGTTTGGACCCTACCGGCCTCCCATACTCCTGGAAAAGATGAAACTAACTGCCTAACCAGAATATACCACTCGCATGTTAACGCCCCCAAAGACATTGCCTCAGGTCTCATTGGACCTCTCATCATATGTAAAAAAG GCTCTCTAGATGTGCATGGGGACAAGACAGCTGACTATCTTTACACCCTTATGTTTACGGTGTCTGACGAGAACCTCAGCTGGTACCTGGAGGAAAATATCAAAACCTACTGCACAGCTCCTGCCAAAGTCAACAAGGACGATGAAGGCTTCCAGGAAAGCAATAAAATGCACT CAATCAATGGGTATGTCTATGGCAACTTGCCGGACCTCAGTATGTGCATGGGCAATAAGATCCACTGGCACTTGTTTGGGATGGGGAACGAGGTGGACCTCCACTCAGCCTTCTTCCATGGACAGATCCTAACGGACAAACGGCACCATGTTGACACCGTCAGTCTGTTCCCGGCTACTTTTGTTCATGTAGAGATGGTAGCAGATAATCCTGGCCAGTGGCTCCTCAGCTGCCAGGTCAATGATCATATGGAAG CTGGCATGCAAGCCATTTTTGAGATTAAGAAGTGTTTCCCAAACGTGCATAAACCCAGACCCTTTGGGGAAGTGAGACAGTATTACATTGCTGCTGAGGAAATCATTTGGGATTATGGGCCAACGGGGATAAACCAGTATTCAGGGATGAAACTTGTTGATGACAG TGTATCTGACACTTTCTTTGAAAACCGCAATGATCGCATTGGAGGCAAATACAAGAAGGTCCAATATGTGGAATATGCTGATGACACATTTACCAAACGCAAAGAGAGGACCCCTGAGGAGCAGCACCTGGGAATTCTGG GTCCAATCATCAGAGCAGAGGAAGAGGACACCATTAAAGTGACATTTAGAAATAAAGCAAGCAGGCCTTACAGTATCCAACCTCACGGAGTGCAATATAGCATAGAAATGGATGGAACCCTCTACCACAACGTCCTGGAAG AGTCATACACTGCCAAGAAGCTTCGTGAACTCAAGAAAGAAGCAA GAGTGGTCGAGCCACTTCCTGCTGCATTGGTCCGTCCTGACACCACCTACCAGTATGAGTGGGTGGTTCCTAAGGATGGAGGACCGACCGAAAAAGATCCAGACTGCATTACCTACATGTACTACTCAGCGGTGGATCCCATTCGAGACACCAACTCTGGGCTGGTTGGACCTCTCCTCATCTGCAAGCCCAAAACCCTCAAATCAGGAAAGCAG AAAAATGTGGACAAAGAGTTTCACCTTCTTGCAACTGTGTTTGACGAGAACCTGAGCTGGTATTTGGATGACAACATCAACAGATTCGCAAAACAGCCCAAATCTGTCAAAAAAGAAGATGAAGATTTTCAAGAGTCCAATAAAATGCACT CGCTCAATGGATACATGTATGGGAATCTGATAGGCTTGAGTATGTGTAAAGGTGATAAGGTGTCTTGGCATCTGTCTGGACTAGGATCTGAGGTTGACATCCATGGACTTTACTTTGAGGGCAACAGATTCCTCTACAAAGACACCAGGAGAGACACCATCAACGTGTTTCCTCATATCTCTCACACTGTCATAATGGAGCCTGACAGCATGG GACAGTTTGAGGTGGGATGTAAAACCACAGATCATTATCATGGAGGCATGAGAGCCAACTACACCGTGGAGAAGTGCCGCTTCTGGAACCGTCAGTCTGAGACGATGCTACACCAGAAGAAGTATTACATCGCTGCAGTTGAGATGGACTGGGACTATTCACCCACCCGCACATGGGAGGAACAGCTGCACCATAGTCTGAAAGACAG CCCAGGCAATAAGTTCCTCAAGAAAGAAGGCAAATTCATTGGTTCAAAATATAAGAAGGTTCTGTACAGAGAGTACACCGACGAAACCTTCACTAAACCCAAGGAAAGATCTGCTGACATGGAACACTTGGGAATTATGG GACCCATGATCCATGGTAAAGTGGGAGAAAAGGTGAAGATTGTGTTTAAGAACATGGCTAAGAGGCCGTACTCCATACACGCCCATGGAGTTAAAACTGACAGTCCTCAGGTGGCCCTGACACGTCCAG GTGAAACTAAGACCTATACTTGGTACCTCCCAAAGAATTCTGGGCCGACAGAACAGCAAGAGGAATGCAGTGTCGGAGCGTATTACTCCACTGTGGATGTTATCAAG GACATGTACAGTGGTTTGATCGGGCCGCTGGTCATCTGCAAGAAGAGCCTGGCGCGTACGCTGGGGCTGAAGAAAGAGATTGAGGAGTTTGCTCTGCTCTTCATGGTCTTTGATGAGAATGAATCTTGGTATCTGGATGACAACATCAAAGCTCATGTTAAAACCCCTCCCACGACACTGAAGGAGGACGAGGAGTTTATCGAAAGCAACAAGATGCATG GAATCAATGGTTTAGTCTACGGCAACCTTAAAGGCCTGAACATGAAGGTTGGAGATAAAGTGTACTGGTATCTGATGGGAATGGGAAACGAGGTGGACATACACACTGCACACTTCCACGGCCACAGCTTTGACTACAAg ATCGGCGGCACACATCGAGCAGACGTGTTCGATCTGTTCCCCGGGACGTTCCAGACAATCACCATGCGTCCGCTGTATTCTGGCACCTGGCTCCTGCACTGCCACGTCACTGACCACATCCAGGCCGGAATGGAGACCACATATACTGTGCTCGAAAAAGATG gaAAAAGGAGGGGCTTCCGGGGTTTGTTTGGTAGTGGTTGA